A window of the Lepus europaeus isolate LE1 chromosome 5, mLepTim1.pri, whole genome shotgun sequence genome harbors these coding sequences:
- the LOC133759973 gene encoding MLV-related proviral Env polyprotein-like: MTSSGKILMPLHNFYREAAGCRIPVQVPCAPTLVPGWGHRLHSQAPNHEAAPDHLTNSKSQRIHHLSPRVLCKAPDLRIGVTVAIALAVFVPSVSIIICFTRSCCCLYKMCRRPRPVVVTTTTHSKTPRDKTILPILLLVFFFSMVIGSSSPHTPYQITWRLINLRNGVTVNSSSSFNVLSDFFPDLYFDLCQLFDAEDICVWKGGTYACPGGKNGKSIPGCGGPEVGYCGAWGCETTGSAYWKPSSSWDMITIGAAPGITFTECGGRDCSNCLDGTMGRCHLQVLRFTDKGKQDKWVGPKSWGIYLYRPAKDPFALFALSRTITVASVPVGPNKILTKHKSPTSRQFKKGKPHGQVLVRNQPSQMSTNNQSRLVSPTPAFPNKHVVTAPPFPSLPKTENRLLSLIHGAYQALNNSDSDRTQDCWMCLASPPPYYEGVAVIGNWTNHTTVPPQCSNLPSHRLTLTEVSGRGLCVGSVPLQYQGLCNKTMTLKPGAYYLTGPDGVYWACNTGLTPCLAGQAHNQTHEWCIMVEVWPRVTIHNSEEVYRHYEGNLRLPREPVSITLALILGGLTVGGIGAGIGTGATALSKANHYHQLQQAMHLDLQALEESVSALEKSLTSLSEVVLQNRRGLDLLFLKEGGLCAALKEECCFYADHTGVVRDSMAKLRERLKQRQSQFEAGQSWFQSWFNSSPWLTTLISSIAGPLVILLLILTIGPCILNRLVQFVNDRLSVTHALILTQQHQSLKSQDIENRF, translated from the coding sequence atgacttcttcagggaaaattttgatgcctttacacaatttttatagggaagcagctggctgccgtataccagtccaagtgccctgtgctcccacactcgttccaggctggggacaccgTCTACATTCGCAGGCACCAAACCACGAAGCTGCGCCGGACCACCTCACCAACAGTAAAAGTCAACGGATTCATCACCTGAGTCCACGCGTTTTATGTAAGGCACCGGACCTAAGGATCGGCGTGACGGTGGCCATCGCCTTGGCCGTCTTCGTGCCCTCTGTCTCCATTATCATCTGCTTCACCCGCTCCTGCTGCTGTCTGTACAAGATGTGCCGCCGACCGCGCCCGGTTGTTGTCACCACCACAACGCACTCAAAAACCCCTAGAGATAAGACTATTTTGCCCATTTTGCTCTTAGTGTTCTTTTTTAGCATGGTTATAGGAAGCTCAAGCCCTCATACTCCTTATCAAATTACTTGGCGACTTATTAATTTAAGAAACGGAGTGACTGTTAACAGCTCCTCCAGTTTTAATGTTCTTAGTGATTTCTTTCCAGACTTGTATTTTGATCTCTGCCAACTTTTTGATGCTGAAGATATATGTGTGTGGAAGGGAGGAACCTATGCCTGTCCCgggggaaagaatggaaaatctATCCCAGGTTGCGGGGGCCCTGAGGTGGGGTACTGTGGGGCatggggatgtgaaaccactggAAGTGCATACTGGAAACCCTCCTCTTCATGGGACATGATTACTATCGGAGCGGCTCCAGGCATAACGTTTACCGAATGCGGGGGCAGGGATTGTAGTAATTGCCTGGATGGGACGATGGGTAGGTGCCACCTCCAGGTCCTTCGCTTCACTGATAAGGGCAAACAGGACAAATGGGTGGGGCCTAAATCATGGGGCATCTACTTGTATAGACCGGCTAAAGATCCCTTTGCCCTATTCGCCTTGAGCCGGACGATTACTGTCGCGTCCGTACCGGTTGGACCAAATAAGATATTAACAAAACATAAGAGCCCAACCTCCCGACAGTTTAAAAAGGGAAAACCCCACGGGCAAGTACTTGTCAGGAATCAGCCCAGTCAGATGTCCACTAACAATCAGTCTAGATTGGTTTCCCCGACACCCGCATTTCCAAATAAGCACGTAGTAACCGCGCCCCCTTTTCCCTCTTTACCCAAAACGGAGAATAGGCTCCTCAGCTTAATACATGGGGCCTACCAAGCACTAAATAATTCTGATTCCGATAGGACCCAGGATTGCTGGATGTGCCttgcctcacctcccccttattatgagggagtgGCTGTCATTGGAAATTGGACCAACCATACTACCGTCCCTCCCCAGTGCTCTAATCTGCCATCTCACCGGCTAACTCTTACCGAAGTATCAGGACGGGGGCTTTGTGTAGGCTCCGTTCCCCTTCAATATCAGGGCCTCTGTAACAAAACCATGACCCTCAAACCGGGCGCCTATTATTTAACAGGGCCAGATGGGGTATATTGGGCATGCAATACTGGCCTAACCCCCTGCCTGGCAGGACAAGCTCATAATCAAACACATGAATGGTGCATCATGGTTGAAGTATGGCCTCGAGTTACGATACATAACTCTGAGGAAGTCTACCGACACTATGAGGGAAATCTCCGGCTCCCTAGGGAACCCGTATCCATAACACTAGCCCTCAtattgggaggactcacagtcggAGGCATCGGagcaggcataggtaccggagcCACTGCCCTTTCAAAGGCAAATCATTATCATCAGTTACAGCAAGCCATGCATTTAGACTTACAAGCTCTGGAAGAATCGGTCAGTGCATTAGAAAAATCCTTAACCTCACTCTCGGAGGTAGTATTACAAAACAGACGAGGGCTAGATTTATTATTTCTAAAGGAAGGAGGACTTTGTGCAGCCTtaaaggaagaatgttgtttctatgCGGATCACACTGGGGTGGTCAGAGATAGCATGGCAAAACTCAGAGAAAGATTAAAACAACGGCAGAGCCAATTTGAGGCAGGGCAATCATGGTTTCAGAGCTGGTTTAATTCATCCCCTTGGCTTACGACTTTAATCTCCTCTATTGCAGGACCCTTAGTAAtattactcttaattttaaccatCGGACCCTGCATACTAAATAGGCTTGTTCAGTTTGTTAACGATAGATTGTCTGTCACCCATGCCTTAATTCTAACACAACAACATCAAAGTTTAAAATCACAAGAcatagaaaatagattttaa